One genomic window of Thioclava sp. GXIMD4216 includes the following:
- a CDS encoding glyoxylate/hydroxypyruvate reductase A, which translates to MPRILFAATEDDWHDYRHCLPKALQDKGLHAELIPYHEGLDPALVEYIVYAPAGPLQDFSPYTKARAVLSLWAGVEKIVGNTTLTQPLCRMVDEGLEKGMVEWVLGHVMHHHLGLGFFGAHQDGVWRNDRAAPLASDRKVTVLGLGALGQACARMLAQVGFDVTGWSRSAKAIDGLTCLHGEAGLTQALSSAEVLVTILPQTPETTNLLDAARLALLPEGAVILNPGRGTVLVDDALLAALDAGQIGHAVLDVFRVEPLPEAHPFWAHPRVTVTPHIAAATRPETASKMVAENIARAEAGQPLLHQVDRTRGY; encoded by the coding sequence ATGCCCCGCATCCTCTTTGCCGCCACCGAAGACGACTGGCACGATTACCGCCACTGCCTTCCGAAAGCCTTGCAGGACAAGGGTCTCCACGCCGAGCTCATCCCCTATCACGAAGGGCTGGACCCTGCTCTGGTGGAGTATATCGTCTATGCGCCCGCAGGCCCTTTGCAGGACTTCAGCCCCTATACCAAGGCCCGCGCCGTGCTATCGCTTTGGGCGGGGGTCGAGAAGATCGTGGGCAATACCACCCTCACACAGCCTCTGTGCCGGATGGTCGATGAGGGGCTGGAAAAGGGTATGGTGGAATGGGTGCTGGGCCATGTGATGCACCACCATCTGGGCTTGGGCTTCTTTGGTGCCCATCAGGATGGCGTCTGGCGCAATGACCGTGCGGCCCCTCTGGCATCAGACCGCAAAGTGACCGTTCTGGGCTTGGGAGCTTTGGGGCAGGCCTGTGCAAGAATGCTGGCGCAGGTGGGCTTTGATGTGACCGGCTGGAGCCGCAGTGCCAAGGCCATTGACGGCCTCACCTGCCTACATGGCGAGGCGGGTCTGACGCAGGCGCTCTCTAGCGCCGAGGTGCTGGTGACGATCCTGCCGCAAACGCCCGAGACCACCAATCTGCTGGATGCCGCGCGTCTGGCGCTTCTGCCCGAGGGGGCGGTGATCCTGAACCCCGGACGCGGCACGGTGCTGGTGGACGACGCCCTTCTGGCCGCGCTGGATGCAGGGCAGATCGGTCATGCGGTGCTGGATGTCTTCCGAGTGGAACCGCTGCCCGAGGCCCATCCCTTCTGGGCGCATCCCCGCGTGACCGTGACCCCGCATATCGCCGCAGCCACCCGCCCCGAGACGGCGTCAAAAATGGTGGCCGAAAACATCGCGCGGGCCGAGGCCGGACAGCCCCTGCTGCATCAGGTCGACCGGACACGCGGCTATTGA
- the hisG gene encoding ATP phosphoribosyltransferase, producing MSMIKLGVPSKGRLMEKTFAWFAERGVTLKRTGSDREYAGAVEGAEGVELVLLSASEIPRELAAGRIHLGVTGSDLVRDKLVDWNKQVVDLAPMGFGHADLIIAVPDCWADVDTLEDLDAVAHAFRVTHGMRLRIATKYHRLVREFLTREGVADYQLVDSQGATEGTVKNLTAEAIADITSSGETLRANHLKILSDGMIHQSQATLFASRLADWGSVSDNFARFAAQLQVETQDL from the coding sequence ATGAGCATGATCAAGCTGGGTGTGCCGTCCAAGGGGCGGCTGATGGAAAAGACCTTTGCGTGGTTCGCGGAACGCGGCGTGACGCTGAAGCGCACGGGGTCCGACCGCGAATATGCGGGTGCTGTCGAAGGGGCCGAGGGCGTTGAACTGGTGCTGCTGTCGGCCTCCGAGATCCCGCGTGAACTGGCGGCGGGGCGTATCCATCTGGGTGTGACGGGCTCTGATCTGGTGCGCGACAAGCTGGTGGATTGGAACAAGCAGGTGGTCGATCTGGCACCGATGGGCTTTGGCCATGCCGATCTGATCATCGCCGTGCCCGATTGCTGGGCCGATGTCGATACGCTGGAAGACCTTGATGCCGTGGCCCATGCTTTCCGCGTGACCCACGGCATGCGGCTGCGGATTGCCACGAAATACCACCGTCTGGTGCGCGAATTCCTGACCCGCGAGGGTGTGGCGGATTACCAGTTGGTCGATAGCCAAGGCGCGACCGAGGGCACGGTGAAGAACCTCACCGCCGAGGCGATTGCCGATATCACCTCTTCGGGCGAAACGCTGCGGGCCAATCACCTGAAGATCCTGTCGGACGGCATGATCCATCAGTCGCAGGCAACGCTCTTTGCCTCCCGCTTGGCGGACTGGGGTTCGGTTTCTGACAATTTCGCCCGCTTTGCGGCGCAGCTACAGGTCGAGACGCAGGATCTGTGA
- a CDS encoding ATP phosphoribosyltransferase regulatory subunit, with product MATKTEARATGQRILQSFLSAGAQEIQPDILQPAEVLLDLYGEDIRARAYVTHDPGQGEMMLRPDFTVPVVQAHMAGGAEPARYCYLGEVFRRQDHLGSARAVEYQQVGYEVFDREDPETADAEVFALFNGLLSRLGLTATIGDFGILRAAVDGLDTMPARKAALSRHIWRPARFQKLLQRYAGLVPVPETRRETLGGMRSEAPWIGLRSSGEMELRISVLKEEAEAAPISRADVDKLDALFALNCAAADAPAALRALDIPAIAPAIERLETRLAALKARRIDLGALRFDASHGRSTMEYYDGFVFSFATENPDMPPVATGGRYDALTRILGQGAEIPAVGGVIRPGVLADLEAGR from the coding sequence ATGGCGACCAAGACCGAGGCCCGCGCCACCGGCCAGCGCATCCTGCAATCCTTCCTCTCGGCAGGGGCGCAAGAGATCCAGCCCGATATTCTGCAACCCGCCGAGGTGCTCTTGGACCTTTACGGCGAAGATATCCGCGCCCGCGCCTATGTCACCCATGATCCCGGTCAGGGCGAGATGATGCTGCGCCCCGATTTTACCGTGCCCGTGGTGCAGGCGCATATGGCAGGCGGCGCCGAGCCTGCGCGCTATTGCTATCTGGGAGAGGTTTTCCGCCGTCAGGATCATCTTGGGTCCGCCCGCGCGGTGGAATACCAGCAGGTGGGCTATGAGGTTTTCGACCGCGAGGACCCAGAAACCGCCGATGCCGAGGTTTTCGCGCTGTTCAACGGGCTTCTGTCGCGGCTGGGTCTGACGGCCACCATCGGTGATTTCGGCATTCTGCGCGCGGCGGTGGACGGGCTCGACACGATGCCCGCCCGCAAGGCGGCGCTCTCGCGTCATATCTGGCGGCCCGCGCGGTTCCAGAAACTGCTTCAGCGTTATGCGGGGCTTGTGCCCGTGCCCGAGACGCGTCGCGAGACGCTGGGTGGCATGCGCTCGGAAGCGCCTTGGATCGGCTTGCGGTCTTCGGGCGAGATGGAGCTGCGGATTTCCGTGCTGAAGGAAGAGGCCGAGGCCGCGCCAATTTCCCGCGCCGATGTGGATAAGCTGGATGCGCTGTTTGCGCTGAATTGCGCCGCCGCGGATGCGCCTGCCGCACTGCGTGCGCTTGATATCCCCGCGATTGCTCCGGCGATCGAGCGGCTGGAAACGCGTCTGGCGGCGCTCAAGGCCCGCCGGATTGATCTGGGCGCTTTGCGCTTTGACGCAAGCCACGGGCGCTCGACGATGGAATATTACGACGGCTTCGTGTTCAGCTTTGCCACCGAGAACCCCGATATGCCGCCTGTGGCCACCGGCGGGCGCTATGACGCGCTGACCCGCATTCTGGGGCAGGGTGCCGAGATTCCGGCCGTGGGCGGCGTCATCCGTCCGGGCGTATTGGCAGATCTGGAGGCAGGCCGATGA
- the hisS gene encoding histidine--tRNA ligase: MAKQKKQPRPKAEAPKGFRDYFGSEVTERQEMLATIAEVYRSHGFDPLETSAVETVEALGKFLPDVDRPNAGVFAWQEEDDGKWLALRYDMTAPLARVAAQFRNDLPSPYRRYTMGPVWRNEKPGPGRFRQFYQCDADTVGSGTVAADAEICGMLSTALEAVGIPRGDYLVRVNNRKVLNGVMEVAGVLDPSDPTRFEEERGTVLRAIDKFDKFGEEGVRLLMGPGRLDDSGDFTKGAGLTPEQCDIVMGFMSAKRATGTATAARLRELVGGSLIGTEGVNELEQIAELLDIQGFGSDRIEIDPSVVRGLGYYTGPVFEAELTFEILDEKGRKRQFGSVSGGGRYDDLVKRFTGQEVPATGVSIGVDRLLAALRAKGRIGASHQGPVVITVMDRDRMGEYQLMAAELRAAGIRAEVYLGNPKNFGNQLKYADKRESPVAVIQGSDEADRGVLQLKDLVLGAKLAQEASLEEWKSQPAQVEVSRADLVAETRKMLARYEVK; the protein is encoded by the coding sequence ATGGCCAAGCAGAAGAAACAGCCCCGCCCCAAGGCCGAAGCGCCGAAAGGCTTCCGCGATTACTTCGGTTCGGAAGTGACCGAGCGTCAGGAAATGCTCGCAACCATTGCCGAGGTCTATCGTTCTCATGGGTTCGACCCGCTGGAAACCTCGGCTGTGGAAACCGTCGAGGCGCTTGGCAAATTCCTTCCCGATGTGGACCGCCCCAATGCTGGCGTTTTCGCATGGCAGGAAGAAGACGACGGCAAATGGCTGGCACTGCGCTATGATATGACCGCCCCCTTGGCGCGGGTCGCAGCGCAATTCCGCAATGACCTGCCCAGCCCCTATCGTCGCTATACGATGGGCCCCGTCTGGCGCAATGAAAAACCCGGCCCGGGCCGTTTCCGCCAGTTCTATCAATGCGATGCCGATACGGTTGGTTCGGGCACCGTGGCCGCCGATGCCGAGATCTGCGGCATGCTCTCCACCGCGCTCGAAGCTGTGGGTATTCCACGCGGCGACTACCTTGTGCGCGTGAATAACCGCAAGGTGCTGAATGGCGTGATGGAGGTCGCGGGCGTGCTGGATCCCTCCGACCCGACCCGTTTCGAGGAAGAGCGCGGCACCGTCCTGCGCGCCATCGATAAATTCGACAAATTCGGCGAAGAGGGCGTGCGGCTTCTGATGGGGCCGGGGCGTCTGGACGACTCGGGCGATTTCACCAAAGGCGCAGGCCTGACCCCCGAGCAATGCGATATCGTGATGGGCTTCATGTCCGCCAAACGCGCGACTGGCACCGCCACCGCGGCGCGTCTGCGCGAATTGGTCGGCGGCTCGCTGATCGGAACCGAGGGCGTGAATGAACTCGAACAGATCGCGGAACTGCTGGATATTCAGGGCTTTGGCTCGGACCGCATCGAGATTGATCCGTCCGTCGTGCGCGGTCTTGGCTATTACACCGGCCCCGTTTTTGAAGCCGAACTCACCTTTGAAATCCTTGACGAAAAGGGCCGCAAACGCCAGTTCGGCTCGGTCTCGGGCGGCGGGCGCTATGATGATCTGGTGAAACGTTTCACCGGCCAAGAGGTGCCTGCAACGGGCGTGTCGATTGGCGTGGACCGCCTGCTGGCCGCGCTGCGTGCCAAGGGCCGGATCGGTGCCAGCCACCAAGGCCCAGTGGTCATCACCGTGATGGACCGCGACCGGATGGGTGAATACCAGCTGATGGCCGCCGAGCTGCGCGCCGCCGGTATCCGCGCCGAAGTCTATCTGGGCAACCCCAAGAACTTCGGTAACCAGCTGAAATACGCAGATAAACGCGAAAGCCCCGTGGCTGTGATCCAAGGCTCGGATGAGGCGGATCGCGGCGTGCTGCAGCTTAAGGATCTGGTGCTTGGCGCGAAGCTTGCGCAGGAAGCCAGCCTTGAGGAATGGAAATCGCAGCCCGCTCAGGTCGAGGTCTCGCGCGCCGATCTGGTGGCCGAGACGCGCAAGATGCTGGCCCGCTACGAGGTGAAATAA
- a CDS encoding SlyX family protein, with product MDRSTQLEEKLAHLTRMVEDLSDVVARQDGQITKLEHRVSMLLEREAQREYDDSSAIPLADQRPPHW from the coding sequence ATGGATCGCAGCACGCAACTGGAAGAGAAACTGGCCCATCTGACCCGCATGGTCGAGGACCTGTCGGATGTGGTGGCGCGTCAGGACGGGCAGATCACCAAGCTGGAGCATCGGGTGTCGATGCTTCTGGAGCGCGAGGCGCAGCGCGAATATGACGACAGCAGCGCGATTCCTCTGGCCGACCAGCGCCCCCCGCATTGGTGA
- a CDS encoding SDR family oxidoreductase — protein MDERKVILLTGASRGIGHATVKRFDREGWRVLTCSRQPFDPRCPWGGEDDHIQLDLADPQQTMNAIAEIHNRLDGKLHALVNNAGISPKTKEGGRLSALETDLRTWGQVFHVNFFASIVLARGLKEELCAAKGSVVNVTSIVGSRVHPFAGAAYATSKAALKALTREMAHDFGPLGVRVNAIAPGEIETSILSPGTEKIVENIPMRRLGQPSEVADLIYYLCSDASSYVTGTEIEVNGGQHV, from the coding sequence ATGGACGAACGCAAGGTGATCCTACTGACCGGAGCCAGCCGCGGGATCGGCCATGCCACCGTGAAACGGTTCGACCGTGAAGGCTGGCGGGTGCTGACCTGCTCGCGGCAGCCTTTCGACCCGCGTTGTCCCTGGGGCGGCGAGGATGACCATATCCAGCTGGATCTGGCCGACCCCCAGCAGACGATGAATGCCATTGCCGAAATCCATAACCGTCTCGATGGCAAGCTACATGCGCTGGTCAACAATGCGGGGATTTCGCCCAAAACCAAAGAGGGCGGGCGGCTTTCCGCGCTGGAAACCGATCTGCGGACATGGGGGCAGGTGTTCCATGTGAATTTCTTCGCCTCCATCGTGCTGGCACGCGGGCTGAAGGAGGAACTCTGCGCGGCGAAAGGCTCGGTGGTCAATGTGACCTCGATCGTGGGTTCGCGGGTGCATCCCTTTGCGGGGGCGGCCTATGCCACATCCAAAGCAGCCCTCAAGGCGCTGACCCGTGAAATGGCCCATGATTTCGGGCCTCTGGGGGTGCGTGTCAATGCCATCGCCCCGGGCGAGATCGAGACCTCGATCCTGTCGCCCGGCACCGAGAAAATCGTCGAGAATATCCCGATGCGCCGTCTGGGTCAGCCTTCCGAAGTGGCCGATCTGATCTATTATCTCTGTTCGGATGCCTCAAGCTATGTCACGGGCACCGAGATCGAGGTCAATGGCGGCCAGCACGTCTGA
- the argB gene encoding acetylglutamate kinase, with protein sequence MKQDWPAAARTLSEALPYLQRYSGAVVVVKFGGNAMGDDDAMAQFARDIVLMRQVGVNPVVVHGGGPMINEMLDKLGIKSDWVRGKRVTDKATVEVVEMVLTGLVNKRIVQAIMDEGGRAVGISGKDDDLMVCEADDPELGFVGRPVEMNVQVIRDLYNAGIIPVIAPVATGMKDNETFNVNGDTAAGAIAGALKADRLLLLTDVKGVKNKAGEVVTQMTPEEVRAMIADGTIAGGMIPKTETALAAVEAGVRAVVILDGRVDNACLLELFTEGGAGSMIRSSTPRVKPQTA encoded by the coding sequence ATGAAACAAGACTGGCCCGCCGCCGCCCGCACCCTTTCCGAAGCCCTGCCCTATCTGCAGCGCTATTCCGGAGCCGTCGTCGTTGTGAAATTTGGCGGCAACGCCATGGGCGATGATGACGCCATGGCGCAATTCGCCCGCGACATCGTGCTGATGCGACAGGTCGGCGTGAACCCCGTGGTGGTGCATGGCGGTGGTCCGATGATCAACGAGATGCTCGACAAGCTGGGCATCAAATCCGATTGGGTGCGCGGCAAGCGTGTCACCGACAAGGCCACGGTCGAAGTGGTCGAGATGGTGCTGACCGGCCTTGTGAACAAGCGCATCGTTCAGGCGATCATGGATGAGGGCGGCCGTGCCGTAGGGATCTCCGGCAAGGATGACGACCTGATGGTCTGCGAGGCCGATGACCCCGAGTTGGGGTTTGTGGGCCGCCCCGTCGAGATGAATGTGCAGGTGATCCGCGATCTGTATAATGCGGGCATCATTCCGGTGATCGCCCCTGTTGCCACCGGCATGAAGGATAACGAGACCTTCAACGTGAATGGCGATACCGCAGCCGGCGCCATTGCTGGCGCGCTGAAGGCCGACCGCCTGCTTCTGCTAACCGATGTGAAAGGCGTGAAAAACAAGGCCGGTGAGGTCGTCACGCAGATGACCCCCGAGGAAGTGCGGGCCATGATCGCCGATGGCACGATCGCGGGCGGCATGATCCCCAAGACCGAAACCGCGCTGGCCGCCGTGGAGGCAGGTGTGCGGGCGGTGGTCATTCTGGATGGACGTGTGGACAATGCCTGCCTGCTGGAGCTGTTTACCGAAGGCGGCGCCGGATCGATGATCCGCTCCAGCACGCCGCGCGTAAAGCCGCAAACGGCCTGA
- a CDS encoding histidine phosphatase family protein, whose protein sequence is MTTPAGYRRLILTRHAKSSWDDPTQDDFDRPLNQRGRFAATELGDFLASRGLEPEEVLCSPAARTKETWARVKGAVLESLPAEHFIPELYQANAAQLLATLRQAHMPTVMMLAHNPGIADFAASLPARVPLSSDFRRYVTCATLVVDFQIDSWAELKPGSGSVIDFFTPSRRG, encoded by the coding sequence ATGACGACTCCTGCCGGGTATCGCCGCCTGATCCTGACGCGACATGCCAAGTCCAGCTGGGACGACCCGACCCAAGATGATTTTGACCGGCCCCTCAATCAGCGAGGCCGCTTTGCGGCAACCGAGCTGGGGGATTTTCTGGCCTCGCGCGGGTTGGAGCCGGAAGAAGTGCTCTGCTCGCCTGCGGCGCGCACAAAAGAGACATGGGCGCGGGTCAAAGGCGCGGTTCTGGAGAGCCTGCCAGCCGAGCATTTCATCCCCGAACTCTATCAGGCCAATGCCGCACAGCTACTGGCCACGCTCCGGCAGGCACATATGCCGACGGTCATGATGCTGGCACATAATCCCGGCATTGCGGATTTTGCCGCGAGCCTGCCCGCGCGGGTGCCGCTCTCCTCGGATTTCCGCCGCTATGTGACCTGTGCAACGCTGGTGGTGGATTTCCAGATCGATAGCTGGGCCGAGCTGAAACCGGGCAGCGGGTCGGTGATCGATTTCTTCACCCCCAGCCGCCGCGGCTAA
- a CDS encoding amino acid ABC transporter ATP-binding protein, giving the protein MADMTMAPAANPKASDEVAIRIEGMNKWYGQFHVLRDINLTVTRGERIVIAGPSGSGKSTMIRCINRLEEHQSGKIIVDGTELTNDLKNIDKVRSEVGMVFQHFNLFPHLTILENCTLAPIWVRKIPKKQAEETAMHFLEKVKIPDQAHKYPGMLSGGQQQRVAIARSLCMMPKIMLFDEPTSALDPEMIKEVLDTMIELAEEGMTMLCVTHEMGFAQSVADRVIFMADGQIVEQNNPHDFFHNPQSERTKQFLSQILNH; this is encoded by the coding sequence ATGGCTGATATGACTATGGCACCTGCTGCTAATCCGAAGGCTTCCGACGAGGTCGCAATCCGTATCGAGGGCATGAACAAGTGGTACGGCCAGTTCCACGTTCTGCGCGACATCAATCTGACCGTCACCCGTGGCGAGCGGATCGTGATCGCGGGGCCCTCGGGGTCGGGGAAATCCACCATGATCCGCTGCATCAACCGTCTGGAAGAACACCAGTCGGGCAAGATCATCGTGGACGGCACCGAGCTGACCAATGACCTGAAGAACATCGACAAGGTGCGCTCGGAAGTCGGGATGGTGTTCCAGCACTTCAACCTCTTCCCGCATCTGACGATTCTGGAAAACTGCACGCTGGCACCGATCTGGGTCCGCAAGATCCCGAAGAAGCAGGCGGAAGAAACCGCGATGCATTTCCTTGAAAAGGTGAAGATCCCCGATCAGGCCCATAAATATCCGGGCATGCTTTCGGGCGGCCAGCAGCAGCGTGTGGCGATTGCCCGCTCGCTGTGCATGATGCCGAAGATCATGCTGTTCGACGAGCCGACCTCGGCGCTTGACCCCGAGATGATCAAGGAGGTGCTCGACACCATGATCGAACTGGCGGAAGAGGGCATGACCATGCTCTGCGTGACCCACGAGATGGGCTTCGCGCAATCCGTGGCTGACCGCGTGATCTTCATGGCCGATGGTCAGATCGTGGAGCAGAACAACCCGCATGACTTCTTCCACAACCCGCAGTCGGAACGCACCAAGCAGTTCCTGAGCCAGATCCTCAATCACTGA
- a CDS encoding amino acid ABC transporter permease has translation MSDTHAQTVAYVRDTMLPQQEPPSAQSGAVKWLRENLFSGWSNTVLTLLGLAVVYMFVMHFYAWFLHGVWNADSLSQCRKIIADTWGEGANGACWAVIKHRWNQIIFGFYPSDLYWRPTLTFVLLFVAIAPVLFSQLPRMLLAFSVAYPLLALWLLWGGSLWPVIMIAVGFALGFAALRLVTPLNKVLAVAAAIVLPVLFWLYATDPVDAALSAVLPVAITPVGSNQFGGFLLAIVIGAGGIGLSLPLGIMLALGRQSNMFLIKTLSVIFIEFIRGVPLITLLFVASTLLNYFLPPGTSFDIILRVMILVTLFSAAYIAEVIRGGLAALPRGQYEAADALGLDYWKAQRLIILPQALKISIPGIVSTFIGMFKDTTLVTFVGLYDPLKSIPDAIRNNFEWKGIYWEPFIFVGVIFFLFNFGMSRYSMYLERKLKRDHR, from the coding sequence ATGAGCGATACACATGCACAAACCGTGGCCTATGTGCGCGACACCATGTTGCCGCAGCAAGAGCCGCCTTCGGCCCAGTCCGGCGCGGTGAAATGGCTGCGCGAGAACCTGTTCTCCGGCTGGAGCAACACCGTCCTGACCCTTCTGGGGCTGGCCGTCGTCTATATGTTTGTCATGCATTTCTATGCGTGGTTCCTGCATGGCGTCTGGAATGCCGATAGCCTGTCGCAATGTCGCAAGATCATTGCCGATACATGGGGCGAGGGCGCGAACGGTGCCTGCTGGGCGGTGATCAAGCATCGCTGGAACCAGATCATCTTCGGCTTCTATCCGAGCGATCTCTACTGGCGTCCGACCCTGACCTTCGTGCTGCTTTTCGTCGCGATTGCGCCGGTGCTGTTCTCGCAGTTGCCGCGGATGCTGCTGGCCTTCTCGGTGGCCTATCCGCTGCTGGCCCTATGGCTGCTGTGGGGCGGCTCTCTCTGGCCGGTGATCATGATCGCCGTGGGCTTTGCGCTGGGGTTTGCCGCGCTGCGTCTGGTGACGCCGCTGAACAAGGTCCTGGCGGTGGCGGCGGCCATTGTGCTGCCGGTGCTGTTCTGGCTCTATGCCACCGATCCGGTCGATGCCGCGCTGTCCGCAGTGCTGCCCGTCGCCATCACGCCGGTAGGCTCGAACCAGTTCGGGGGCTTCCTGCTGGCCATCGTGATCGGGGCAGGGGGCATCGGCCTGTCGCTGCCCTTGGGGATCATGCTGGCGCTTGGCCGCCAGTCGAATATGTTCCTGATCAAGACGCTCTCGGTGATCTTCATCGAGTTCATCCGTGGCGTTCCGCTGATCACGCTGCTGTTCGTGGCCTCGACCCTGCTGAACTACTTCCTGCCGCCGGGCACCAGCTTCGACATCATCCTGCGGGTGATGATCCTGGTGACGCTCTTCTCGGCGGCCTATATCGCAGAGGTTATCCGTGGCGGTCTGGCAGCCTTGCCGCGTGGCCAATATGAGGCCGCCGATGCGCTGGGTCTGGATTACTGGAAAGCACAACGGCTGATCATCCTGCCGCAGGCGCTGAAGATCTCGATCCCGGGTATCGTGTCGACCTTCATTGGCATGTTCAAGGATACGACGCTGGTGACCTTCGTGGGCCTCTATGATCCGCTGAAATCCATCCCCGATGCAATCCGCAACAACTTCGAATGGAAGGGGATCTACTGGGAACCCTTCATCTTCGTGGGGGTGATTTTCTTCCTCTTCAACTTCGGCATGTCGCGCTACTCGATGTATCTCGAGCGCAAGCTGAAACGTGACCACCGATAA
- a CDS encoding ABC transporter permease subunit (The N-terminal region of this protein, as described by TIGR01726, is a three transmembrane segment that identifies a subfamily of ABC transporter permease subunits, which specificities that include histidine, arginine, glutamine, glutamate, L-cystine (sic), the opines (in Agrobacterium) octopine and nopaline, etc.), which yields MSNAHDGPERGFRLSDLIYDTRYRSLTIQIVTLILVMLGVLWLVDNVIANFALLGKDFNFSFLGQRAGYDIAQTLIPYSNDDTHARAALVGLLNTLWVSFLGCVAATILGVVAGILRLSKNWLISRLMTIYVEAFRNVPVLLWILVAVAVLTELTPSPAAYRGEHPAASMLLFDTVAFTNRGTHIPGVEFSRGLGVIDTPLAPISLNFLAFAAVVLLSLWANRKLRAHAARVQSATGLRPATWWKSALILFVPAIVLLAALGITLNPPVLERFNFTGGVDVSNALVALWLGLTLYTGAFIAEIVRAGIMSVSRGQSEAAFALGLRPNRTMKLVILPQALRVIVPPLISQYLNLTKNSSLAIAVGYMDLRGTLGGITMNQTGREIEAILLMMLIYLAVSLAISGVMNLYNRSVKLKER from the coding sequence ATGTCAAATGCGCATGATGGGCCGGAGCGTGGCTTCCGGCTCAGCGATCTCATATACGATACGCGCTACCGGTCTCTGACCATCCAGATCGTCACGTTGATCCTCGTGATGCTTGGCGTGCTCTGGCTCGTCGATAACGTGATCGCGAATTTCGCGCTGCTGGGCAAGGATTTTAATTTCAGCTTTCTGGGGCAGCGGGCGGGCTATGACATCGCCCAGACCCTGATCCCCTATAGCAATGATGACACCCATGCCCGCGCGGCGCTGGTGGGGCTGCTGAACACGCTCTGGGTCTCGTTCCTTGGCTGTGTGGCGGCCACCATCCTCGGCGTGGTCGCGGGGATCCTGCGGCTGTCGAAAAACTGGCTGATCTCGCGCCTGATGACGATCTATGTCGAAGCGTTCCGCAATGTGCCGGTGCTGCTCTGGATTCTGGTGGCTGTGGCCGTGCTGACCGAGTTGACGCCGTCGCCTGCGGCCTATCGCGGCGAGCATCCTGCGGCCTCGATGCTGCTGTTTGATACGGTGGCCTTCACCAATCGCGGCACCCATATTCCGGGGGTCGAATTTTCCCGCGGTCTGGGCGTGATCGATACACCGCTTGCGCCGATCTCTTTGAACTTCCTCGCCTTCGCCGCTGTGGTCTTGCTGTCGCTCTGGGCCAATCGCAAGCTGCGCGCCCATGCGGCCCGCGTGCAAAGCGCCACGGGTCTGCGTCCTGCGACATGGTGGAAATCGGCTCTGATCCTGTTCGTGCCTGCCATCGTCCTGCTGGCGGCGCTCGGCATAACGCTGAACCCGCCTGTGCTCGAGCGGTTCAACTTTACCGGCGGGGTGGATGTGTCGAACGCGCTGGTCGCGCTGTGGCTGGGTCTGACGCTCTACACCGGTGCCTTCATCGCGGAAATCGTCCGTGCGGGCATCATGTCGGTGTCGCGCGGGCAGTCCGAGGCGGCATTTGCCCTCGGGCTGCGTCCGAACCGCACGATGAAGCTGGTGATCCTGCCGCAGGCGCTGCGGGTGATCGTGCCGCCGCTGATCTCGCAGTATCTCAACCTGACCAAGAACTCCTCGCTGGCGATTGCCGTGGGCTATATGGACCTGCGCGGAACGCTGGGCGGGATCACGATGAACCAGACCGGTCGCGAGATCGAGGCCATCCTGTTGATGATGCTGATCTATCTTGCTGTCTCGCTGGCCATTTCCGGCGTGATGAACCTCTATAACCGGTCTGTAAAGCTGAAGGAGCGGTGA